From a region of the Oryza sativa Japonica Group chromosome 6, ASM3414082v1 genome:
- the LOC4341117 gene encoding cytochrome P450 76M5-like, with protein MGHELWVLWATLAVSLLCYLYLTSHRLGSRRRRWPPGPRPLPLLGNLLDLRGGNLHHTLARLARAHGAPVMRLQLGLSPAVVISSPGAAREAFTAHDRRLAARAVPDANHALGFCDRSMIWLPSADPMWRTLRGVVAAHAFSPRALAAARAVHERKVRDLVAYLRGRAGREVDVKDAVYGGVLNLVSSALFSADVVDVGGESAQGFRELVEELIESIAKPNVSDLFPFLRRFDLQGWRRWTSGHLAKIYKVLDDIIDRRSAEDDAAMDKRGDFLDVLLELMSTGKIAREYLTNILFDVFTAGSDTMSLTVVWAMAELLRNPGVMAKARAEIDAALGGREAVEEADVARMPYVQAVLKEAMRLHPVAPVMLPRKAAEDGVEIGGFEVPSGCAVIFNTWAIMRDPAAWERPDEFVPERFVGRSRATEEMDFRGKDFGFLPFGSGRRLCPGVPMAERVLPLIMASLLHAFEWRLPDGMSAEQLDVSEKFTTANVLAVPLKAVPVVIAC; from the coding sequence ATGGGGCACGAACTCTGGGTGCTATGGGCAACGCTTGCCGTCTCGCTCCTCTGCTACCTCTACCTGACCAGCCACCGCCTGGGCTCCCGacggcgccggtggccgcctGGCCCCCGGCCGCTCCCACTCCTCGGCAACCTCCTGGACCTGCGTGGCGGCAACCTCCACCACACGCTCgcgcgcctcgcccgcgcccatGGCGCCCCCGTCATGCGCCTCCAGCTGGGCCTCTCCCCGGCCGTGGTCATCTCCTCGCCGGGCGCCGCAAGGGAGGCGTTCACCGCGCACGACcggcgcctcgccgcccgcgccgtgcCGGACGCCAACCACGCGCTGGGCTTCTGCGACCGGTCCATGATCTGGCTCCCCAGCGCGGACCCGATGTGGCGGACCCTGCGCGGCGTCGTGGCGGCGCACGCCTTCTCgccgcgcgcgctcgccgcggcgcgcgccgtcCACGAGCGCAAGGTGAGGGACCTCGTGGCGTACCTCCGCGGGCGCGCCGGGCGGGAGGTGGACGTCAAGGACGCCGTGTACGGCGGCGTGCTGAACCTGGTGTCCAGCGCGCTCTTCTCCGCCGACGTGGTGGACGTGGGCGGCGAGTCGGCGCAGGGGTTCCGGGAGCTCGTGGAGGAGCTGATCGAGTCCATAGCCAAGCCCAACGTGTCCGACCTCTTCCCGTTCCTCCGTCGGTTCGACCTGCAAGGGTGGCGTCGCTGGACATCCGGGCACCTGGCCAAAATCTACAAGGTCCTGGACGACATAATCGACCGCCGGTCGGCCGAGGACGACGCCGCCATGGACAAGCGCGGAGACTTCCTCGACGTGCTGCTGGAGCTCATGTCCACGGGCAAGATCGCGCGGGAGTACCTGACGAACATCCTGTTcgacgtcttcaccgccgggaGCGACACCATGTCGCTGACGGTGGTGTGGGCGATGGCCGAGCTGCTCCGCAACCCGGGCGTCATGGCGAAGGCACGGGCGGAGATCGACGCCGCACTCGGCGGCAGGGAAGCGGTCGAGGAGGCCGACGTGGCGCGGATGCCGTACGTCCAGGCCGTGCTGAAGGAGGCGATGCGGCTGCACCCGGTGGCCCCCGTGATGCTGCCGCGCAAGGCCGCGGAGGACGGCGTCGAGATCGGCGGATTCGAGGTGCCCAGCGGCTGCGCCGTGATCTTCAACACGTGGGCGATCATGCGCGACCCGGCGGCATGGGAGCGGCCCGACGAGTTCGTGCCGGAGCGGTTCGTGGGCCGCAGCCGCGCTACGGAGGAGATGGACTTCAGGGGGAAGGACTTCGGGTTCCTCCCGTTCGGGTCGGGGCGGAGGCTGTGCCCCGGCGTGCCGATGGCGGAGCGGGTGCTGCCCCTCATCATGGCGTCGCTGCTGCACGCGTTCGAGTGGCGGCTGCCGGACGGCATGTCGGCGGAGCAGCTCGACGTGAGCGAGAAGTTCACCACCGCCAACGTCCTGGCCGTCCCTCTCAAAGCCGTTCCGGTCGTGATCGCCTGctag